A segment of the bacterium genome:
ACCCTGCGTTGCAGTTGACGGCGGGGGACTGTGCCGTGGTCAGAGTTTTGTGGTCTCTCAAAGTTTTATCTTGCTATCAAACTTTTGTGGTAATTCTCCCCGCCGCACCTGAACTTTATCGTTAGACGAAAGTTGCAAAGTTGATTTATGTGCAGAGAAAATTAAGAGGGGGTAACTATGGAAAATAAAGCTATATATACCACCAAAGAGGCTGCCGACTATCTTGGGGTAAGTCCATCTACTATCTATCGCATAGAGAAACATGGTTTACTTTCTCCTACAAGAACCCCAGGGAGACAAAGACGTTTCAGCCAAAAAGACCTTGAAGAGTTTTCCAGAAAAGACCAAAGCATTGAGACTCCATTAGTAAGAGAAAAGTTCATTCCCTATCAAGTTGCCCCTAAGATTGAACCTTATTTTCAAGAAAATTCAATACGGATTTACAACGATGATTTTTTAACAACAAACTGTGTTAGGGAAAGAACAGTTGATTTGATTGTTACTTCTCCCCCGTATAATGTGGATATTAAGTACAATTCTTGCGATGACAAAATGTCCTACAAAGATTATCTATCTTTTACAAGAGAGTGGCTTGCCAAATGTTATGGGTTAGCAAAAGACGACGGAAGATTTTGTCTAAATATCCCTCTCGATAAAAACAAAGGCGGTCAGCAAAGCGTATGTGCTGATATAACAACAATTGCGAAACAAGTAGGATGGAAGTATCATTCCACAATTATTTGGAATGAACAAAATATTTCAAGACGGACTGCATGGGGTTCGTGGCTTTCTGCTTCAGCCCCTTATGTCATCGCTCCCGTGGAAGTTATCGTTATTCTTTACAAAGAGCGGTGGAAAAAGATTAGTGGTAGTAAAAAATCAGATATTAGTAAAAAAGAGTTTATGGATTGGACAAATGGAGTTTGGACTTTTATGGGAGAGAGCAAAAAGAGAATTGGACATCCGGCACCATTTCCAGTAGAGCTTCCAAGGAGATGTATAAAACTGTTCACCTTTGTAGGTGATACTATACTTGATCCATTCTTGGGTAGTGGCTCTACCTTAATTGCCGCATGCCTTACAAACAGAAAAGGAATTGGCCTTGAGATTGATAAAAATTACTGTGAGATTGCAAAACAGAGATTGATAAGTGAGGCAAAGATAAACCAGCTTAAATTAGAGCTGATAACAGGAGTAGGATGATGGCTGAATCGAGAAAGGGTATTGCTGATTTGATTATGGAATACTTTAGAAACCACCCCAAAGAAGAGCTACAACATGGCCCGGTTGTTGATTGGGTTGAGGAACAATATCTCAAACTGTATGGCAAGAAGCCTCGAGATACCTGGCGTGGGATAAGAAGATTACATCAAGAAGGATTCCTGATAAAGGTAAGAAAAGGTGTGTATAAATATGATCCTGAATTCATCCAAAATAAAGAGTTATATGAATTTCCTACAGAGGTTAAAGAGGCAATTCTTAAAAGAGATGG
Coding sequences within it:
- a CDS encoding site-specific DNA-methyltransferase, with the protein product MRIYNDDFLTTNCVRERTVDLIVTSPPYNVDIKYNSCDDKMSYKDYLSFTREWLAKCYGLAKDDGRFCLNIPLDKNKGGQQSVCADITTIAKQVGWKYHSTIIWNEQNISRRTAWGSWLSASAPYVIAPVEVIVILYKERWKKISGSKKSDISKKEFMDWTNGVWTFMGESKKRIGHPAPFPVELPRRCIKLFTFVGDTILDPFLGSGSTLIAACLTNRKGIGLEIDKNYCEIAKQRLISEAKINQLKLELITGVG